A single region of the Enterococcus mundtii genome encodes:
- a CDS encoding GIY-YIG nuclease family protein has protein sequence MENNHYFYVLHCQDNTFYGGYTTDLARRLQEHNNGTGAKYTRLQKRRPVKMIHAEGYATRSEATKAEAAFKKQTRRQKETYLKTHPSLSLPDQTE, from the coding sequence ATGGAGAATAACCATTACTTTTATGTGTTGCACTGCCAAGATAATACGTTCTATGGAGGATATACCACCGATTTGGCTCGTCGTTTACAAGAACATAATAATGGCACAGGTGCGAAATACACACGTTTGCAAAAAAGACGTCCTGTAAAAATGATCCATGCAGAAGGATACGCTACAAGAAGTGAAGCCACAAAAGCCGAAGCCGCGTTCAAAAAACAAACACGTCGGCAAAAAGAAACCTATTTGAAGACACACCCTTCTCTTTCTTTACCTGATCAAACGGAGTAA
- a CDS encoding tRNA1(Val) (adenine(37)-N6)-methyltransferase: MLHEHERIDQLYAKDIKIIQSSQVFSFSLDAVLLAHFARAPKTGQIVDLCSGNGAVGLFLSKQTQAKIDAIELQPRLADMARRSISLNHLEQQMTVHTIDLKESLSVVRHNSCDLVVCNPPYFKGLPTNKKNPNEHLAIARHEIHTTLEEVIQISGKLLKTNGRLALVHRPERFLEILTLMQTYQIAPKRVQFVYPKVGKEANILLIEGIKQGKADGFKVSPPLFTYDTQGEYTPELREMLYGE, translated from the coding sequence ATGCTTCACGAACATGAACGTATTGACCAATTATATGCAAAAGATATTAAGATTATCCAAAGTTCCCAAGTTTTTTCCTTTTCTTTAGATGCTGTATTGCTTGCTCATTTTGCTCGTGCGCCAAAAACCGGTCAAATCGTTGACCTTTGTTCAGGGAATGGTGCTGTCGGACTATTTTTAAGCAAACAAACACAGGCAAAGATCGATGCAATCGAACTACAGCCACGCTTAGCTGACATGGCTCGACGGAGCATTTCCTTGAATCATTTAGAACAACAAATGACCGTGCATACGATTGACTTAAAAGAAAGTTTATCGGTTGTCAGACACAACTCTTGTGACTTAGTCGTCTGTAACCCCCCTTACTTTAAAGGCTTACCTACAAACAAAAAAAATCCAAATGAGCATCTAGCAATTGCCCGACATGAGATCCATACAACGTTGGAAGAAGTGATCCAAATCTCCGGCAAGTTATTAAAAACAAATGGTCGCTTAGCTCTTGTACATCGCCCAGAACGTTTCTTAGAGATTTTGACCCTTATGCAAACCTATCAGATTGCACCGAAACGTGTTCAGTTTGTTTATCCTAAAGTAGGCAAAGAAGCAAATATTTTATTGATTGAAGGAATCAAGCAAGGAAAAGCCGATGGTTTCAAAGTGTCTCCACCTTTGTTCACCTACGATACGCAAGGTGAGTATACCCCTGAACTCCGTGAGATGCTTTATGGAGAATAA